The window GCCAGGCGCCAGAAGAAGCTCTTTCGGGTCGAGATCGATCCGGAGAGGTGCCTGGGAGAGTCGTGCGGCTGTAACCGCCTCTGCACCCGAGTCTTTCGGTGTCCGGGCCTAAGATGGGAGAAAGAGATGGCTAAGGCCCGGATCGAGGAGGCCATCTGCAACGGGTGCGGCGTCTGCGCGGAGATCTGCCCCGTTTCAGCCATCCTCAGAGAGGCCCTGTAAATGCCCCTTTTGAAAGATCCTTATAACGTAATCATAGGCGGTGTTGGAGGGCAGGGAAACGTCCTCGCCTCCAGGATCCTCGGTGAGATGTTGATTCTCCATGGGTATGTCGTCACCATCGGGGAGACTTACGGCGCCTCCCAAAGGGGAGGATCGGTCATGAGCCACCTCCGGATCTCGATGAGAGAACCCTTTTCGCCTCTCATCCCACAAGGGCACTGCGACCTCCTGGTTGCCCTTGAGCCTGTGGAGGCTTTGAGGATCCTGGCTTCCTATGGATGGCCGGGGGTCTTGACCCTGGTCAACACGCGGCCCATCCACCCGATCGATGTCATCTCCGGAGAGGCAACCTATCCTGACCTGACCCGGGTGATGGCGAAGATCGGGGAGCTGAGCCTGCGGGTCTGGGCCCTCAATGCGACGGAGATCGCCCTTGAATTGGGCGACCCCATCTTCTCCAACTTGGTGATGCTCGGCGCCCTCTCAACGACCCATCTCCTTCCAATTGATCGGCAGAATTTCGAAGAAACGATCCGAAAGCTCCTCCCCGATTCGACCCTGGAGAAAAATCTCCGGGCCTTCGACCTTGGAGCAGAGGCCGTGAAGGAAATCACCCCTAAGAAGGCTCTTTAAAGCTAACGCCGCCATCCCATAGATGGGTCCCATCGGACCACGATTCGCTCCAAGCGATGGCTATACAATCCTATGCCTTCTGCCAATATGACATAGTTCGATGATCTTGATTTCGAAGGGGTAATTTTCATGAACTGGCAATCTTGAGGATTTCGAAATCTCTTTTTCAAGGATGGCCTTTGCTTCCGCCTTTTCTTTGAAGTTTTCCCATGCCTTGGCCATTGCGGTCCAGAATTGACCGTAATCTTCTATCCCGGTGGCTTCATGATCCATGACGATAAATAACTTTGGAAAGATGAAATGCCCCAGTTTGCTCGGAAAATTGGGCGATCGTGACATTTTAATCCCCGAGAGCTGTTCATATAACTCTTCTATCTCGCTCCATTTGAAATTTAAGAAAACGGGCTCTTGATCCGCTTTGCTTTTAATATCCGTGTAAAACCTCTGAAGTGTATCGAGGACTTCTAATCCCCTTTCCCATATCTCCCTCTTGGTGTTGGGCGGCTTCTTCGACCTTATGGCGCGCCATTCCCACAGACGATCTACGGTATGCCACCACCATCGTTCCGTCAAACCATCCTTCCTCAAATCATAAATTTCATGGTACACCCGGTTATGAAAATCTTGTGGCCATTTCCCTCCCTTTTCCTTTCGCCACCAATCAATCCCCTTCTGAAGGTCGCTCAAGGTAAGACCCATAGATTCCTCCTCTAAAGCCCCCCTTTGTACTTACCCCCCACCGGTCGTTCCGGGCGACCCGATCGGCACGAGGGGATGTCCGGGCGCTCCCTTCCTCTTTTGTGGACCTCCCCAGGGGAATTTAGGTTTCTTGAACGATCCATCCTTTCTCCCACAATGCAATAACTACATCCATCTGAGAGTTGTGTGTTTTTTCTCCTCCCCTTATAACC of the Thermodesulfobacteriota bacterium genome contains:
- a CDS encoding indolepyruvate oxidoreductase subunit beta encodes the protein MPLLKDPYNVIIGGVGGQGNVLASRILGEMLILHGYVVTIGETYGASQRGGSVMSHLRISMREPFSPLIPQGHCDLLVALEPVEALRILASYGWPGVLTLVNTRPIHPIDVISGEATYPDLTRVMAKIGELSLRVWALNATEIALELGDPIFSNLVMLGALSTTHLLPIDRQNFEETIRKLLPDSTLEKNLRAFDLGAEAVKEITPKKAL